ATTCAGACAGGATCATTTCCAGACCGGAAGATTCATCAAAAATCTCTTCAATAATGAGGACTATATCTATAAAAATATAAATCCTGAAAAGGTAATGGAAGCATTTTACTGGATAGCGAGTGACATGCAGAATCTGGAAACTGATATTTCTTTTTATGACCTGTTCACCAAAGACGAAATTTTCAATATTTACCAAAGCGTCAATTATCAGACGTATGTGAATGACGGCCCTTCACCATTGAGCAAAGGCCTGGTAAAGAACAATGCCGCTCCATTGGTTAAAAATATCCTTGCTGAAGCTGATGATTATATTAAAAACAATAAAAAAGGAGCTTCTTTACGATTTGGCCATGATGGGAACATTATTCCACTGCTAGCTTTCCTGAATATTGAGGGAATGAACAGAGAGGAAGCAGATCCCAAAAATGTTTATAAAGTCTGGAATACTTTTCAGGCAGCTCCAATGGCCGCCAATTTACAAATGATATTCTACAGAAATAAAAAAGATGATATTCTGATAAAACTGCTTCATAATGAAAAGGAAGTGCATATTCCGGTTCAGACTGACAGCTTTCCATATTATCATTGGCAGGATGTGAGAACGTATCTGGAAACACTTACTAAGTCTCTATAAAAAATTATCAAATTGAATATCAGTGTTTTAAAAAATAATATTCTCAAAATTAATTTTTCAGGTTGACGATTTAAGATTTCCGCGTAATACTAAATAAGACTATTATGGAAGACCAAAATTTCAGACATAACTGGGAAGAAACCTCCAGGGAAAACCAGAAGATCGATAACCTTACGGATGCTCGTATCAGGGCAGGTATTGAGCGTAAATTAAAATCCCGTAGAAATAATTACAGAAAATTATACTGGACTGCCGCCGCTGCAGCTGTACTCATCGGAATCTTCATGACGTGGAATAACCCGTCTCCTGTATCTAAAGAAACGGTCAAAACACAATACTATTCCAGCTCTGATTATAC
This region of Chryseobacterium vaccae genomic DNA includes:
- a CDS encoding histidine-type phosphatase, whose protein sequence is MRKTLSFLFLLSAAVFYNAQTTKEEITSDLRNTGGVYLAYPTPTQKLTAVPSGYQPFYISHYGRHGSRWLINEKDFSGVMGILKKAATNNALTETGKSALQRLEKIWIQAEGHNGDLTELGALQHKQISQRMIKNNPQAFEGNAIVTAKSTVVPRCILSMAYFSNEIMAYNPKVNLTMESSDKYMKYLNHHTKESIDFRAGDNFWQEEKRKFRQDHFQTGRFIKNLFNNEDYIYKNINPEKVMEAFYWIASDMQNLETDISFYDLFTKDEIFNIYQSVNYQTYVNDGPSPLSKGLVKNNAAPLVKNILAEADDYIKNNKKGASLRFGHDGNIIPLLAFLNIEGMNREEADPKNVYKVWNTFQAAPMAANLQMIFYRNKKDDILIKLLHNEKEVHIPVQTDSFPYYHWQDVRTYLETLTKSL